In Rhodamnia argentea isolate NSW1041297 chromosome 11, ASM2092103v1, whole genome shotgun sequence, one genomic interval encodes:
- the LOC115756288 gene encoding uncharacterized protein LOC115756288 → MSSSERGKKIPVFLAKNKEASDKESSVVAVAQVAVTWDPRTRRLGYKGPAAANGGAKVGDSSSRSEGVDADGSGSDGGGKNDGKNRERANFAVPLPRKEIEEDFMAMTGHRPPRRPKKRNRTV, encoded by the coding sequence ATGAGCTCTAGCGAGAGAGGGAAGAAGATTCCGGTGTTTCTGGCGAAGAATAAGGAAGCATCGGATAAGGAATCGAGTGTTGTGGCTGTGGCGCAGGTGGCTGTGACGTGGGATCCGAGGACAAGGAGGTTGGGTTATAAGGGTCCGGCCGCCGCAAATGGAGGGGCGAAAGTCGGTGATTCTTCGTCAAGGAGCGAGGGCGTTGATGCCGATGGTAGTGGCAGCGATGGTGGCGGCAAGAACGATGGGAAGAACAGGGAGAGAGCCAACTTTGCTGTACCGCTCCCGAGGAAGGAAATCGAGGAGGATTTCATGGCGATGACCGGACATCGGCCCCCTCGAAGGCCGAAGAAGAGAAACAGGACAGTGTAA
- the LOC115756286 gene encoding uncharacterized protein LOC115756286, translating into MLAPWEKGKRPAIKTKPKCIVLKKPKPKVAEKSPKVIVPWARQWLEELRHLKELTEKEKTPTNAFSEEDPEEESLEKENLEGEPLNEEVLIEKPYLEGELGRELLEEEPPIDYSSEENPSEESSQDNEDYLDEESDEDN; encoded by the coding sequence ATGCTAGCTCCATGGGAGAAAGGGAAGCGTCCCGCCATCAAAACCAAGCCGAAGTGCATTGTTCTCAAGAAGCCTAAGCCCAAGGTGGCTGAGAAGTCCCCTAAAGTAATAGTGCCGTGGGCGAGACAATGGCTAGAGGAGCTCCGCCATCTCAAAGAACTCACCGAGAAAGAAAAGACCCCTACTAACGCATTTTCAGAAGAAGACCCGGAGGAAGAATCCCTTGAAAAAGAGAATCTCGAGGGAGAACCACTCAACGAAGAAGTTCTAATTGAAAAGCCCTACCTAGAAGGAGAGCTCGGTAGGGAGTTGCTCGAGGAGGAACCTCCAATTGATTACTCATCCGAGGAGAACCCAAGTGAAGAATCTTCTCAAGACAATGAGGATTACCTTGATGAAGAATCAGACGAGGACAACTAG